The DNA segment AAGCAAAGCTACGAGCTCATCATCGAAAGAAAGTTGAATTAGTTCAACTTCGTAAGATCTTCGTTTTTAGCTTGCAAAGCCATTCCTTACTTATCCCCATAAAGAGGGCGATATATTTATCAGGAATACGCTGCAGATAAATGGGCTGCTTTGTAAGCAAATATTTAAGAAACTCCGTAGAGGTAAGCGTAAGGCGCAGCGTATTGAACTTGTATAGAGTAAGAAATCCATCGGCAATAATTTTGTAGTAAAAAGTACTAAACTCGGGAAAGGTAATACACAGCTCGTCCAAATCGGTTCGAGAATAGCGAATCACCATACTATCCTCCAGTGCACGAATACCACAAACAGAGGGCTGTCGCGTAAAATAGCTCTCTGGCGAGGAAAAAAAACTATATGCCTCATCG comes from the Williamwhitmania taraxaci genome and includes:
- a CDS encoding Crp/Fnr family transcriptional regulator; its protein translation is MELYFAINCLRAIFETYKSEMFNKLRQQLECEITVSAELMLQLEARGVILRFHKNEYVLQAGEVCDFSCFIQYGCFIHLHINADGKESIIGFAVDEAYSFFSSPESYFTRQPSVCGIRALEDSMVIRYSRTDLDELCITFPEFSTFYYKIIADGFLTLYKFNTLRLTLTSTEFLKYLLTKQPIYLQRIPDKYIALFMGISKEWLCKLKTKILRS